One genomic segment of Acinetobacter oleivorans DR1 includes these proteins:
- the mdcE gene encoding biotin-independent malonate decarboxylase subunit gamma, with amino-acid sequence MNIAVDTLKASTRGAHWFKALTQGFKTIEGFPASIWVADGQIDQQAVRVIAVVHDSNNLFPRAGQGEVGLLEGWSLAKAVDDVIQADAQAETKRGILCLVDVPSQAYGRREELLGIHQALAGAVDSYARARLAGHPVVSLLVGKSMSGAFLAHGYQANRIIALKDSGVMVHAMGKESAARVTLRSVDELEQLASSIPPMAYDIESYATLGLLSELLSVENPEQPTNDDLSLAKQAIAQAFKEINADQSRGLEQRLHGQNRQMSKKVRELLREQWS; translated from the coding sequence ATGAATATCGCCGTTGATACATTAAAAGCGTCTACTCGTGGTGCACATTGGTTTAAAGCACTCACGCAGGGCTTTAAGACAATTGAAGGTTTTCCAGCTTCTATTTGGGTGGCTGATGGTCAGATTGATCAGCAAGCAGTACGTGTGATTGCAGTTGTCCATGACAGTAATAATTTGTTCCCACGCGCGGGACAAGGTGAAGTTGGACTGCTGGAAGGCTGGAGCTTGGCAAAAGCGGTTGATGACGTGATTCAAGCCGATGCACAGGCTGAAACTAAACGCGGCATTTTATGCTTGGTTGATGTGCCAAGTCAGGCCTATGGGCGCCGTGAAGAATTATTGGGTATTCATCAAGCTTTAGCGGGTGCAGTAGATAGCTATGCTAGGGCTAGGTTGGCAGGCCATCCTGTTGTCAGTTTATTGGTTGGTAAGTCAATGTCGGGTGCTTTCTTGGCGCATGGATACCAAGCCAATCGTATTATTGCCTTAAAAGATTCAGGTGTTATGGTGCATGCAATGGGTAAGGAATCTGCTGCACGCGTTACCTTACGGTCGGTTGATGAGTTAGAGCAATTGGCATCAAGCATTCCTCCAATGGCTTATGACATTGAAAGTTATGCCACGCTTGGTTTGTTATCTGAACTGTTATCTGTCGAAAACCCTGAACAACCGACAAACGATGATCTTTCGTTAGCGAAGCAGGCAATTGCTCAAGCGTTTAAAGAAATTAATGCTGATCAATCTAGAGGATTGGAACAAAGACTTCACGGCCAAAACCGTCAAATGTCTAAAAAAGTCCGTGAATTATTGCGCGAGCAATGGTCATGA
- the cydB gene encoding cytochrome d ubiquinol oxidase subunit II, whose protein sequence is MIDLSLIWVGIIGLGVMIYVVMDGFDLGIGIMFPFIKNSQERDVMMNTVAPVWDGNETWMVLGGAGLYAAFPLVYSTVLSALYLPIIFMVIALIFRGVAFEFRFKAHRTKHLWDLAFIWGSVLTSFLQGIILGAYIQGIKTENGIYAGGPFDWLSPFTIFTGIGVVAMYATLGCGWLILKTEKGLQQRMYELMPKLIIALLIIFGAVSLYTPLTHPEIADRWFSLPNLFYFSPVPILVLLFVGLILSACKKQNHDLKPFAYTLALVFLAFTGFVISLWPYIIPPSVTIWQAAAPHSSQMFALVGALILIPIIIAYTIVSYWVFRDKVRVGDEGYH, encoded by the coding sequence ATGATTGATCTTTCTTTAATATGGGTCGGTATTATCGGTTTAGGTGTCATGATTTATGTGGTCATGGATGGCTTCGACTTAGGAATCGGGATCATGTTCCCCTTCATTAAGAACAGCCAAGAACGTGATGTGATGATGAATACCGTCGCCCCTGTCTGGGATGGTAACGAAACGTGGATGGTCCTTGGGGGTGCTGGTCTATATGCAGCATTTCCACTGGTCTATTCAACAGTTTTATCAGCACTCTATCTACCTATTATTTTCATGGTGATTGCCCTTATTTTCCGTGGCGTTGCTTTTGAATTCCGTTTTAAAGCTCATCGCACCAAACACCTTTGGGACTTGGCTTTTATTTGGGGTTCGGTTTTAACGAGCTTCCTTCAAGGGATTATTTTGGGTGCTTATATTCAAGGGATCAAAACCGAAAATGGTATTTATGCTGGTGGTCCATTTGACTGGTTATCTCCATTTACGATATTTACAGGTATCGGTGTAGTTGCGATGTATGCAACTTTGGGCTGTGGATGGCTGATCTTAAAAACTGAAAAAGGCTTACAGCAACGTATGTATGAGCTTATGCCTAAGCTAATTATTGCACTACTCATTATTTTTGGCGCTGTAAGTTTATATACGCCTTTGACTCATCCTGAAATTGCAGATCGCTGGTTCTCCTTACCAAATCTTTTCTATTTTAGTCCTGTACCTATTTTGGTCTTATTGTTTGTTGGCCTAATTTTATCGGCATGTAAAAAGCAGAATCACGACCTCAAACCATTTGCATATACATTGGCTCTCGTTTTCCTTGCATTTACTGGTTTTGTGATTAGTTTATGGCCCTATATTATTCCGCCATCAGTCACCATCTGGCAGGCTGCAGCACCTCATTCAAGCCAAATGTTTGCTCTGGTCGGTGCACTTATTTTGATTCCAATCATTATTGCTTACACCATTGTGTCTTATTGGGTATTTAGAGACAAAGTCCGTGTAGGTGATGAAGGCTATCATTAA
- a CDS encoding biotin-independent malonate decarboxylase subunit beta, whose protein sequence is MTDIQSLLNKQDFIELSARERTKALLDEGTFRELLDPFARVMSPWLVKQNIVPQADDGVVVAKGSIQKRPVVLISIEGLFQGGSLGEVGGAKIAGALELAVEDNMKGIPTAAILLLETGGVRLQEANLGLAAIAEIQAAIVNLRQYQPVIAVVAGSVGCFGGMSIAAGLCSYIVMTQEGRLGLNGPQVIEQEAGVQEYNAKDRPFIWSITGGNQRFASGLADAYIDDDRQKIREQVIDYLTQGVPQQHRSSNYSFYLAKLQQVDTAEQITPAQVQALYQGEQV, encoded by the coding sequence ATGACTGATATTCAGAGTTTGTTAAATAAACAAGATTTTATTGAACTCAGCGCCAGAGAGCGTACCAAAGCGCTATTAGATGAAGGGACTTTTCGAGAGCTACTCGACCCATTTGCACGTGTTATGTCGCCTTGGCTCGTTAAGCAAAATATTGTGCCGCAAGCCGATGATGGTGTGGTGGTTGCAAAAGGATCTATTCAAAAACGCCCAGTGGTTTTAATTTCAATTGAAGGTTTATTTCAAGGTGGAAGTTTAGGCGAGGTGGGTGGTGCCAAAATTGCAGGTGCCTTAGAACTTGCAGTTGAAGACAATATGAAAGGGATTCCAACAGCGGCAATTTTACTATTAGAGACGGGCGGTGTTCGCTTACAAGAAGCAAATCTGGGTTTGGCTGCAATTGCTGAAATTCAGGCTGCAATTGTGAACTTACGGCAGTATCAACCCGTGATTGCTGTGGTCGCAGGCAGTGTAGGGTGCTTCGGTGGTATGTCAATTGCGGCTGGTCTATGTAGCTATATTGTAATGACACAAGAAGGACGTTTAGGCTTAAATGGCCCGCAAGTAATTGAGCAGGAAGCTGGGGTACAAGAATACAACGCCAAAGATCGTCCATTTATATGGAGTATTACGGGTGGTAATCAGCGTTTCGCTAGTGGTTTGGCAGATGCTTATATTGACGATGATCGCCAGAAAATTCGTGAGCAAGTCATCGATTATTTAACTCAAGGCGTGCCTCAGCAGCATCGTAGTTCAAACTACTCATTCTATTTAGCGAAGCTACAACAAGTCGATACTGCTGAGCAGATTACCCCAGCACAGGTTCAAGCTTTGTATCAAGGAGAACAAGTATGA
- the mdcH gene encoding malonate decarboxylase subunit epsilon has translation MASIWVYPGQGVQRSNMLHDLPQTALVKEYLERASDVLKEDVLMLDSPAALQSTRAVQLCLLISGVMSSALLTAENLTPDYVAGLSIGAWSAAVVAGVLAFEDAVRLVAYRGELMQNAYPTGYGMTALIGTDRAAVETWVKQIYEITPEVFVANINAHNQIVISGSFKAMNQVAVLARQQGVVAKKLDVSVPSHCELLSQQATQLAASMEGVTLKQPKIRYLSGTTARTLSRPEQISDDLAFNMSRTVDWESTIQAAWERGVRLQIEALPGTVLTTLARRTFKEGTVLSFQGTRIDTIQMAMQKEQANSFSF, from the coding sequence ATGGCTTCAATTTGGGTATATCCGGGGCAAGGTGTGCAACGAAGCAATATGTTGCACGACTTACCTCAAACCGCTCTAGTTAAAGAATACCTTGAGCGTGCATCGGATGTACTCAAAGAAGATGTCTTGATGCTAGATAGTCCGGCTGCATTGCAGTCGACACGTGCAGTACAGCTTTGTTTATTGATTTCAGGTGTGATGAGTTCAGCCTTATTAACAGCGGAAAACTTAACACCAGATTATGTAGCAGGTTTATCAATTGGTGCATGGTCGGCTGCGGTTGTAGCAGGAGTTTTAGCCTTTGAGGATGCCGTTCGTTTAGTTGCCTATCGAGGTGAACTTATGCAAAACGCTTACCCCACTGGATATGGCATGACAGCTCTGATTGGTACAGACCGTGCAGCTGTTGAAACATGGGTCAAACAGATTTATGAAATAACGCCAGAGGTGTTTGTCGCAAATATTAATGCACATAATCAAATTGTTATTTCAGGAAGTTTTAAAGCTATGAACCAAGTTGCTGTTTTGGCTAGGCAACAAGGTGTGGTGGCAAAAAAATTAGATGTATCGGTGCCATCGCACTGTGAATTATTAAGTCAGCAAGCAACGCAACTTGCAGCGTCTATGGAGGGAGTGACTTTAAAGCAGCCTAAAATACGTTATTTAAGTGGTACAACGGCTCGTACGCTTAGCAGGCCAGAACAGATTAGTGATGACTTGGCTTTTAATATGAGTCGAACTGTAGATTGGGAAAGTACCATCCAAGCTGCATGGGAGCGAGGTGTGAGGTTACAGATCGAAGCTTTGCCGGGAACGGTGCTTACTACACTTGCACGTCGAACATTTAAAGAAGGAACCGTGTTGTCATTTCAAGGGACACGCATAGACACTATTCAGATGGCAATGCAAAAAGAACAGGCAAATAGTTTTTCTTTTTGA
- a CDS encoding aminotransferase-like domain-containing protein translates to MYKSEQLAHSIRQLIESGTLSAHEKLPSLRDQVQRSGFSLMTVMNAYQELESQGLIYSKEKSGYFVAEQIALKPLEQYSVVSLNSKIEINSLVFKYLKSIQHESVVPFGSAFPDSQLLTAPKLIQIMGQLARQRQSYDQTTSLPPGNLALRKLIAQRYCMQGIQTDPDDIVITSGGLDALNLSLQAVAQPGDYILLQQTVFYGAWQAAERLGLKVITIPEHPQHGFDLEAFEQVIQTYPIKVCWLMLNAHNPIGFTVSDDIKYKIAKLLHEHQIYLIEDDVYEELFYGGQKPLSMKYFDQQNLVLHCSSFSKTLGAGFRVGWVYAGKFSDHIQHLQLMSTISVNALIQNALVEFLSHHHYEKHLRTLRLSLERYKKQFYHYLKQHLPSSCEVYYYPSGYFLWVKLPSTLDSMQVYEALIQQDIGVAPSPLFSVLPAQQHYLRINCSFEWNTKIQNALDQVIKTIQQRVEASL, encoded by the coding sequence ATGTATAAATCAGAACAACTCGCTCATAGCATTCGCCAACTCATTGAAAGTGGCACTTTAAGTGCGCATGAAAAATTACCGTCATTGAGAGATCAGGTACAACGCTCTGGCTTTAGTTTAATGACCGTAATGAATGCTTATCAGGAGCTTGAATCACAAGGTCTGATCTATTCAAAAGAAAAATCTGGGTACTTTGTTGCCGAGCAAATTGCACTAAAGCCACTCGAACAATATTCAGTTGTTTCGCTCAATTCTAAAATTGAAATTAATTCCTTAGTTTTTAAATATCTTAAGTCAATTCAACATGAATCTGTCGTACCTTTTGGTTCAGCTTTTCCCGACAGTCAGCTTTTAACAGCTCCCAAACTCATTCAAATTATGGGACAGCTTGCGCGGCAAAGACAAAGTTATGACCAGACCACAAGCCTACCTCCAGGCAATTTAGCCTTAAGAAAACTGATTGCTCAGCGCTACTGTATGCAAGGCATACAGACTGATCCAGATGACATTGTCATTACATCTGGAGGTTTAGATGCATTGAACCTTTCGCTACAAGCTGTCGCTCAACCCGGCGATTATATTTTATTACAGCAAACTGTGTTTTATGGGGCTTGGCAAGCCGCCGAGCGTTTAGGGCTTAAAGTGATTACCATTCCTGAACATCCTCAGCATGGTTTTGACTTAGAAGCTTTTGAACAGGTCATTCAAACATATCCAATCAAGGTGTGCTGGCTCATGCTGAATGCCCACAACCCGATTGGTTTTACAGTCAGTGATGACATTAAATATAAAATTGCCAAGTTGCTTCACGAACATCAAATCTATTTAATTGAAGATGATGTGTATGAAGAGCTTTTTTATGGCGGCCAAAAACCACTTTCAATGAAGTATTTTGATCAACAAAATCTGGTGCTTCACTGCTCTTCTTTTTCTAAAACTTTAGGCGCAGGCTTTCGGGTCGGTTGGGTCTATGCCGGTAAATTTTCGGACCATATTCAACACTTACAGCTCATGAGTACTATTTCAGTCAATGCACTCATTCAAAATGCGCTAGTTGAATTTCTGTCTCATCATCATTATGAAAAACACTTACGTACGCTTAGGCTTTCACTTGAACGTTATAAAAAGCAGTTTTATCACTATTTAAAACAACATTTACCTAGCTCTTGCGAAGTGTATTACTACCCAAGTGGCTATTTTCTATGGGTCAAACTCCCTAGTACGCTAGACAGTATGCAAGTTTATGAAGCGTTGATTCAGCAAGACATTGGCGTTGCACCAAGCCCTCTGTTTAGTGTTTTACCCGCACAGCAGCATTATTTGCGAATCAACTGCTCTTTTGAATGGAACACTAAAATTCAAAATGCATTAGATCAGGTTATCAAAACCATTCAACAAAGAGTTGAAGCAAGTCTCTAA
- a CDS encoding malonate decarboxylase holo-ACP synthase, giving the protein MVMKLNLEAHDLLWGMTVDCLAADAPHWVKEVLQRGDPVVVRRAITPENQVAVGVRGQFRHQRYAAQMPRIAINRQLKPEELTHVDTQQFEHLAERLQSISSIMKKFSGCWGYTGSFGFELATGIKTVTEQSDIDLLIRAEQPFAKKQAIELLENFQQAGLNVDIQLQLPQGGLALKEWAGNSGKVLLKRPDGAVLVENPWN; this is encoded by the coding sequence ATGGTCATGAAACTTAATCTCGAAGCCCATGATTTACTGTGGGGCATGACGGTCGATTGCTTAGCCGCTGATGCTCCGCATTGGGTAAAAGAGGTATTGCAACGAGGTGATCCTGTTGTGGTTCGACGGGCAATTACTCCTGAAAATCAGGTGGCTGTGGGTGTAAGGGGGCAATTTCGTCATCAACGATATGCAGCTCAAATGCCAAGAATTGCTATTAACAGACAACTTAAACCCGAAGAATTGACTCATGTAGATACGCAGCAGTTTGAGCACTTAGCAGAACGTTTACAGAGCATTTCTAGCATCATGAAAAAATTTTCAGGATGTTGGGGATATACAGGAAGTTTTGGGTTTGAACTGGCAACGGGCATTAAAACAGTAACCGAGCAAAGTGACATTGATTTGTTGATTCGAGCTGAACAACCTTTTGCCAAAAAGCAGGCGATTGAGCTACTCGAAAATTTTCAGCAAGCAGGGCTGAATGTGGATATACAGCTACAACTTCCGCAAGGTGGGTTGGCGTTAAAAGAATGGGCTGGGAATAGTGGAAAAGTTCTATTGAAACGTCCTGATGGTGCTGTTTTAGTAGAAAACCCATGGAATTAG
- a CDS encoding LysR family transcriptional regulator: protein MEIDEELTLKKIQIFLAFMRCGNLSKTATEMQLSNVSVHKALHSLESALRCPLFKNEGRNLIPLKSAYVFEERAQKIVQDIFITVNKTREAAGFAAKVLHLGSLYSLTVNTIPNVISGLKLRRSELDIQLLLSSNQDLVKKLKATELDAIIVALNETTQDDDFEILPMFSDDIFLAVNKDSKYADFKDIDLSLLKEETFLTLTKGFATHNDSDIIFKKAGFSPKVALQVNDIFTLISMVSSGVGFALLPGRISAVYESSVKLIPLKQQYHMQQEIGLVFLKSKERDPNLLALIAECRMFASNFKNKKDRC from the coding sequence ATGGAAATTGATGAAGAACTCACCCTTAAAAAAATACAGATTTTTTTGGCTTTCATGCGCTGTGGAAATTTGTCTAAAACAGCCACAGAAATGCAGCTGAGTAATGTCAGTGTTCATAAAGCCTTACATTCTTTAGAAAGCGCTTTACGTTGTCCTCTTTTTAAAAATGAAGGCCGTAACCTCATTCCTTTAAAAAGTGCTTATGTCTTTGAGGAACGGGCACAAAAAATAGTACAAGACATTTTTATCACCGTAAATAAAACCAGAGAAGCCGCTGGCTTTGCAGCTAAGGTTTTACATTTAGGATCTCTTTATTCTTTGACGGTAAACACCATTCCAAATGTGATTAGCGGTCTTAAACTCAGACGTAGTGAGCTTGATATTCAACTATTGCTGAGTTCAAATCAGGATTTAGTGAAAAAGCTGAAAGCAACTGAGCTTGATGCCATTATCGTAGCTCTTAATGAAACCACTCAAGATGATGACTTTGAAATTTTGCCAATGTTTTCAGATGACATTTTTCTGGCAGTCAATAAAGATTCAAAATATGCCGATTTTAAAGACATTGATTTAAGCCTTTTAAAAGAAGAAACTTTTTTAACTTTAACTAAGGGTTTTGCAACTCATAACGACAGCGACATTATTTTTAAAAAAGCAGGTTTTTCACCAAAAGTTGCTTTACAGGTCAATGATATTTTTACCTTAATTAGTATGGTCAGCTCAGGTGTCGGTTTTGCTCTACTACCCGGCCGTATTTCTGCAGTTTATGAAAGCTCAGTAAAACTTATTCCACTAAAACAGCAATATCACATGCAACAAGAAATCGGTCTGGTCTTTTTAAAAAGTAAGGAACGAGACCCTAACTTACTTGCTCTGATTGCTGAATGTCGAATGTTTGCCTCTAATTTCAAAAATAAAAAAGACCGTTGTTAA
- a CDS encoding cytochrome ubiquinol oxidase subunit I, whose product MSLGLTALELARIQFAFTVSFHIIFPATSIGLACFLAVLEWKWLRTQNPIYKDLFKYWIKIFAVAFGMGVVSGVVMSYQFGTNWSEFSRVAGSITGPLLTYEVLSAFFLEAGFLGIMLFGWGRVGPRAHFFATLMVAIGTCISMFWILSSNSWMQTPQGFAIENGIIVPKDWFAIVFNPSFPYRFAHMGAAAFLVSSLLVVGTSAWHLVKGRRDELVKKSFSMGLWMVLVTSCLQVVIGDNHGLNTREHQPAKLAAMEGHWETNHNEPMPLLLFAIPDMKEERNHFEVGVPYLGSLILTHSLDGQVTGLKDFAPEDRPNSTIVFWSFRVMVGLGVLMVTLSLIALWLRKRGKLYETSWFHKFALVMGPSGYVAMLAGWVTTEVGRQPWVVYGIMRTKDGLSHTVSADQVGLSLFIFVVVYTIVFGSGIYYTLKLINKGPSFIDSPNVETGGVGHFKTPMRPLSAVDENIDSKQNSGENRHD is encoded by the coding sequence ATGAGCCTCGGTCTAACCGCTCTAGAATTAGCGCGAATACAATTTGCTTTTACAGTATCCTTCCATATTATTTTTCCGGCCACCTCCATCGGTCTTGCCTGCTTTTTAGCAGTGCTAGAGTGGAAATGGTTAAGAACCCAAAACCCGATTTATAAAGATCTATTTAAATACTGGATTAAGATCTTTGCCGTTGCCTTTGGTATGGGTGTGGTCTCGGGCGTGGTCATGAGTTACCAGTTCGGTACTAACTGGAGTGAATTTTCACGCGTCGCCGGAAGTATTACTGGTCCTTTACTTACCTATGAAGTCTTGAGTGCCTTCTTCTTAGAAGCAGGTTTCTTAGGCATTATGTTATTTGGTTGGGGACGTGTCGGTCCTCGAGCCCATTTCTTCGCAACACTTATGGTGGCCATCGGAACATGTATTTCCATGTTCTGGATTTTATCTTCTAATAGCTGGATGCAGACACCTCAAGGCTTTGCCATCGAAAATGGCATTATTGTCCCAAAAGACTGGTTTGCAATTGTCTTTAACCCATCCTTCCCTTACCGCTTTGCCCACATGGGTGCTGCCGCCTTCTTAGTTTCATCATTATTGGTCGTCGGAACATCTGCATGGCATTTAGTAAAAGGCCGTCGTGATGAATTGGTGAAAAAATCGTTCTCGATGGGTCTCTGGATGGTGCTTGTGACTTCATGTTTACAAGTAGTAATTGGCGATAACCATGGTTTAAACACCCGTGAACATCAACCAGCCAAACTTGCCGCAATGGAAGGTCACTGGGAAACCAATCACAATGAACCTATGCCATTATTGCTATTTGCAATTCCAGATATGAAAGAAGAACGTAACCACTTCGAAGTGGGTGTTCCTTATTTGGGTAGCTTAATTTTAACGCATAGCTTAGATGGCCAAGTGACAGGCTTAAAAGATTTCGCACCTGAAGATCGTCCAAATTCAACGATTGTTTTCTGGAGCTTCCGTGTGATGGTGGGTCTTGGTGTACTCATGGTCACTTTGTCACTCATTGCGCTTTGGTTACGTAAGCGTGGAAAACTCTATGAAACTTCGTGGTTCCATAAATTTGCATTGGTGATGGGACCATCTGGTTATGTCGCTATGCTTGCAGGTTGGGTAACTACTGAGGTTGGCCGTCAGCCGTGGGTTGTATACGGCATTATGCGAACTAAAGATGGACTTTCACATACGGTTTCCGCAGATCAGGTCGGACTGAGCCTGTTTATTTTTGTGGTGGTCTATACCATCGTATTTGGTAGCGGTATTTACTACACCTTAAAACTAATTAACAAAGGTCCATCATTCATTGATTCACCAAATGTTGAAACTGGTGGCGTAGGACACTTTAAAACACCAATGCGTCCACTTAGTGCAGTCGATGAAAATATTGACAGCAAACAAAACTCTGGGGAGAACCGTCATGATTGA
- a CDS encoding acyl-CoA dehydrogenase family protein yields MTNLNFEHHLGSLTHAALSQASIISRVWGEGPSERYDELAKNFRPTFARIKEGALIREQQHILPYEQLQWLKDIGFTRLRLPKDHGGFDATIPELFALLIELAEADSNLPQALRVHFGFTEDVLVSKDKAFQQRWLSRIANGETVGSAWSEGGKESIDQFETHLYRDGEGKIRVKGKKYYTTGSLYADWVDVGVTDLKGESGSVVVRREDEGVEIVDDWNGFGQQLTASGTAYFHDVLVDETEILPDDDRFKYSAAYYQLVQLAIITGLGRAATYDVSQAVAKRTRNYTHANAQFVKQDPQILQVVGQIRGAAYSAGAIVEKVAQSLQRAYLAAFQNNEQLEEEQNALAELESAQSQTVITDLILNASTILFDALGASATDKDLGLDRYWRNVRTLSSHNPRVFKNRIIGDFSVNGTLPPYQWRIGNVDKQ; encoded by the coding sequence ATGACAAATTTAAATTTTGAGCATCATCTCGGTTCACTAACGCATGCAGCACTTAGTCAGGCTTCAATCATTTCTCGCGTGTGGGGTGAAGGGCCTTCAGAACGTTATGATGAATTGGCAAAAAATTTCAGACCGACTTTTGCCCGTATTAAAGAAGGGGCTTTAATCCGCGAACAGCAGCATATTTTGCCTTATGAACAACTTCAGTGGCTCAAAGATATTGGCTTTACGCGCTTAAGACTTCCAAAAGATCATGGTGGCTTTGATGCAACTATTCCTGAATTATTTGCATTACTCATTGAACTTGCAGAAGCCGATTCAAACTTACCGCAAGCTTTACGTGTGCATTTTGGTTTCACTGAAGATGTCTTAGTAAGTAAAGACAAAGCGTTTCAACAGCGTTGGCTGAGCCGAATTGCCAACGGGGAAACTGTCGGTAGTGCATGGTCTGAAGGTGGGAAAGAATCAATTGATCAGTTCGAAACTCATTTATATCGAGACGGTGAAGGAAAAATTCGCGTTAAAGGGAAAAAATATTACACCACAGGGAGTCTATATGCCGATTGGGTGGACGTTGGTGTAACAGATTTAAAGGGTGAATCTGGCTCAGTCGTTGTTCGCCGTGAAGATGAAGGTGTTGAAATTGTTGATGACTGGAATGGCTTTGGTCAGCAACTCACCGCGAGTGGTACAGCATATTTCCATGATGTATTGGTCGATGAAACTGAAATTTTACCTGATGATGATCGTTTTAAATATTCAGCGGCTTACTATCAACTGGTTCAACTGGCAATCATTACAGGTCTAGGACGTGCTGCAACCTATGATGTTTCTCAAGCTGTTGCTAAACGTACCCGAAACTACACGCATGCGAATGCCCAATTTGTAAAACAGGATCCGCAAATTTTACAAGTCGTGGGACAAATTCGTGGTGCAGCTTACAGTGCAGGAGCGATTGTTGAAAAAGTTGCACAAAGCTTACAACGTGCTTACTTAGCTGCATTTCAAAATAATGAGCAACTTGAAGAGGAGCAAAATGCGCTTGCCGAACTTGAAAGTGCGCAGTCTCAAACGGTCATTACCGATCTAATTTTAAATGCTTCTACGATTTTATTTGATGCTTTAGGTGCTTCTGCAACAGACAAAGATTTAGGCCTAGATCGATACTGGCGTAATGTAAGAACTTTATCTTCACATAATCCGAGAGTATTTAAAAATCGAATTATCGGTGATTTTAGTGTAAACGGCACATTACCACCGTATCAATGGCGAATAGGGAATGTTGATAAACAATAA
- the madM gene encoding malonate transporter subunit MadM, whose product MVELLLKDLTHLGLITAFALIALIMWLSTKLSKYLTNGRVHASAIAIVIGLILAWFGGKMTGGEKGITDLALFTGVGLMGGAMLRDFTIVATAFEVQATEAKKAGFIGAFSLFLGTILPFIVGCMFAWIFGYRDAVSITTIGAGAVTYIVGPVTGAAIGASSEVMALSIATGLVKAICVMVSTPLTAKFMGLDNPRSAMIFGGLAGTVSGVSAGLAATDRRLVPYGALTATFHTGLGCLMGPTVLFFAVKALVG is encoded by the coding sequence ATGGTTGAATTATTATTAAAGGACTTAACCCATTTAGGTTTAATTACAGCTTTCGCCTTAATTGCTTTAATTATGTGGTTGTCGACCAAGCTATCTAAATATTTAACCAATGGGCGTGTACATGCTTCAGCAATTGCGATTGTGATTGGTTTAATCTTGGCATGGTTTGGCGGAAAAATGACAGGTGGTGAAAAAGGTATAACCGATCTTGCACTCTTTACCGGTGTCGGACTCATGGGCGGTGCAATGCTTCGTGACTTTACCATTGTCGCAACTGCATTTGAGGTACAAGCGACTGAGGCGAAAAAAGCCGGGTTTATTGGTGCCTTCTCTTTATTTCTCGGAACTATTTTGCCATTTATTGTTGGTTGTATGTTTGCTTGGATTTTTGGTTATCGTGATGCTGTGAGTATTACTACAATTGGTGCGGGTGCAGTGACTTATATTGTGGGACCAGTGACAGGTGCTGCCATTGGAGCAAGTTCTGAGGTCATGGCGCTTTCCATTGCAACGGGGCTGGTGAAAGCGATTTGTGTAATGGTTTCAACACCGCTTACAGCAAAATTTATGGGATTAGACAATCCACGTTCTGCCATGATTTTTGGTGGCTTAGCTGGAACTGTGAGTGGTGTGTCGGCTGGTTTAGCAGCTACAGATCGCCGTTTGGTTCCTTACGGTGCGCTTACAGCAACGTTCCATACAGGTCTTGGTTGCTTAATGGGACCGACTGTTTTGTTCTTCGCGGTTAAAGCTTTAGTCGGTTAA
- the madL gene encoding malonate transporter subunit MadL: protein MIIYGVGLLALCTLVGVIVGDLLGVLLGVKSNVGGVGIAMILLICIRLWMEKRGVMTVETEKGVSFWGTMYIPVVVAMAAQQNVVTALSSGHMALFAAVVSVIVCTLTIAGLSRYNKASPLPKEEDTTLNRIGGKVHG from the coding sequence ATGATTATATATGGAGTTGGTTTACTCGCACTTTGCACCTTGGTGGGTGTTATTGTTGGCGATTTGTTGGGCGTTTTATTGGGTGTAAAGTCCAATGTTGGTGGCGTGGGTATCGCCATGATTTTACTCATTTGCATACGGTTATGGATGGAAAAACGTGGTGTTATGACAGTTGAAACCGAAAAAGGCGTTTCATTCTGGGGCACCATGTACATTCCTGTTGTTGTTGCCATGGCAGCACAACAAAATGTGGTTACAGCATTATCTAGTGGACATATGGCACTCTTCGCTGCGGTAGTTTCAGTTATTGTTTGTACACTGACCATTGCAGGCTTAAGCCGCTATAACAAGGCAAGCCCTTTACCGAAGGAAGAAGACACCACATTAAACCGCATTGGAGGCAAAGTTCATGGTTGA